In the genome of Calliopsis andreniformis isolate RMS-2024a chromosome 10, iyCalAndr_principal, whole genome shotgun sequence, one region contains:
- the Wdr59 gene encoding WD repeat domain 59 isoform X2: MSKRWGSDYVVTEHRDLQANTMAVDATGNYVLLAGRRYFALKYLDEGVDNLKKFQRQSKYEVGSAEWNPTGLNSHLCAVSSNTRIEILSLAEMGGHDLQINNLKAHTRVVSDLNWHPKEPNILASCSIDTFIHIWDIRDQRKPSLSLSAVAGSSQVQWNSLSSNILATAHDGDIKIWDQRKGNSPMQYIAAHLTKIHGLDWCPFQQNQLATSSQDCTVKIFDISNPRRAESILTTNSPVWRARYTPFGEGLVTIVVPQLRRGENSLLLWNTTNLSAPIYTFVGHTDVVLEFQWRHRKVGSYSENSDFELITWSKDQCLRIYKIDSFLKKLCGHGIDDSTSIYTQYSEDNNLRTLQSVQQLQLNDNQNDREINCITTKTDEPTSNPETETHIENTKEISSPTQPKTLQQEFSLINMNIPNIEVNAMDAVERSCTVTASNKSYNVILKVNFPANYPNSAQPTFQFCPGTTIDNTTMTKLLKVLKQTAQQRVKKNRSCLEPCLRQLITTLEQTCKKDENESSHLGYDIQDNVNFLNSSNLYTNYQDAYIPFPRTSGAKFCCVGILVCFGRASYTRRSSVKPEGTPRALSALGNGIGNGEHFMHMYPNSYVQSNDSIPISSFYFQERKMSRGLHNNIRMNHRSCCKNYHFMVIIYDASSLFFVNKELAEKYVINTTDIPAMCQYNANVAAQLERPDLVQAWCLAALVISQPVSNVGQNPCQSPDIDAPWPLHPFGQNLIHSLIQHYANQSDIQMAGMLSCAFSSRSENPDVAQTRLSSKSVNVSRLSTGKWWLKPGGSPYHTIHLADTTLEGWNFQNLKQHRSNSWSDSLDDLKLIQDTFGDSVKNIRLLDEKHTTLYDGYKKAYAEVLHRWRLLDARAQVLKHVSTTPLDTHRGVEFQSECQMCCKVNKGPQCTSCKRLALECVICHISVRGPSNFCIFCGHGGHAQHLAAWFANETLCPTGCGCYCLQESSALLKM, translated from the exons ATGTCAAAACGCTGGGGCAGCGACTATGTGGTCACGGAACACCGCGATTTGCAG GCTAATACTATGGCCGTGGATGCGACTGGCAATTATGTCTTACTGGCTGG ACGTAGGTATTTTGCACTGAAGTATCTTGATGAAGGTGTAGACAATTTAAAGAAGTTTCAGCGACAGAGTAAATATGAAGTTGGCTCTGCAGAATGGAATCCCACAGGATTGAATTCTCATTTGTGTGCAGTGTCG AGTAATACACGTATTGAGATATTGTCTCTTGCTGAAATGGGTGGCCATGATTTACAAATAAATAATCTTAAAGCTCACACACGAGTAGTGAGTGACTTAAATTGGCATCCCAAAGAGCCAAATATCCTTGCTTCTTGCAGTATAGACACATTCATTCATATTTGGGACATCAGAGATCAAAGAAAACCTTCTCTATCCTTGTCTGCAGTTG CGGGTTCTTCTCAGGTACAGTGGAATAGTTTATCTTCAAATATCTTGGCCACAGCACATGATGGAGATATTAAGATATGGGATCAACGAAAAGGAAACAGCCCCATGCAGTACATAGCTGCTCATCTAACAAAA ATACATGGTTTAGATTGGTGCCCATTTCAACAAAATCAACTGGCTACTTCTAGTCAAGATTGTACAGTAAAGATTTTTGATATCAGTAATCCACGTAGAGCCGAAAGTATTTTAACGACAAATTCACCAGTTTGGAGAGCTAGATACACG CCATTTGGAGAAGGTCTTGTAACGATAGTAGTACCACAATTACGGCGGGGAGAAaatagtttattattatggaaTACTACAAATCTGAGTGCCCCCATTTATACATTTGTAGGGCATACTGATGTTGTTCTTGAGTTTCAATGGAGACATAGAAAAGTAGGTTCATATAGCGAAAATAGTGACTTTGAGTTAATTACTTGGTCAAAGGATCAATGCCTTAGGATATATAAAATTGATTCTTTCTTGAAAAAG TTATGCGGACACGGCATAGACGATAGCACATCTATTTATACACAATACTCTGAAGATAATAATCTAA GAACGTTGCAGTCCGTTCAACAACTGCAGCTGAATGACAATCAAAATGATCGTGAAATTAATTGCATAACGACAAAAACGGATGAACCGACGAGCAATCCAGAAACAGAAACACATATTGAAAATACTAAAGAAATATCATCTCCCACGCAACCGAAAACCTTGCAACAAGaattttctttaataaataTGAACATACCAAATATAGAG GTCAATGCAATGGATGCTGTGGAACGTAGTTGTACTGTAACAGCATCCAATAAAAGTTACAACGTAATATTAAAAGTGAATTTCCCTGCAAATTATCCAAACAGCGCTCAACCCACGTTTCAGTTCTGTCCTGGAACAACGATTGACAACACAACGATGACGAAACTGTTAAAAGTTTTAAAACAAACTGCCCAACAACGTGTCAAGAAAAATAGATCGTGTCTAGAACCATGTCTTAGACAATTAATTACGACTCTGGAGCAA ACGTGTAAAAAAGACGAGAATGAAAGCAGTCACCTAGGATATGACATTCAAGATAACGTAAATTTTCTGAATTCCTCTAACTTATATACAAATTACCAAGACGCTTATATACCATTTCCAAGGACGTCTGGTGCCAAATTTTGTTGCGTGG GTATTCTTGTATGTTTTGGTCGTGCTTCATATACCAGAAGATCGTCAGTGAAACCTGAGGGCACACCTAGAGCTCTCTCTGCATTGGGAAATGGAATTGGTAATGGCGAACATTTTATGCATATGTATCCAAACTCCTACGTACAATCGAACGACAGTATTCCTATTAGTTCTTTCTATTTTCAAGAGCGT AAAATGAGCCGTGGATTGCACAATAACATCAGAATGAATCACAGATCATGCTGTAAAAACTACCACTTTATGGTAATAATATATGATGCTTCGTCATTGTTTTTCGTCAATAAAGAGCTTGCAGAAAAATATGT CATTAATACAACCGACATCCCAGCGATGTGCCAATATAACGCAAATGTTGCTGCACAATTGGAACGCCCTGATTTGGTTCAGGCATGGTGTCTAGCCGCTCTTGTGATATCACAGCCTGTTTCAAATGTTGGACAAAACCCTTGCCAATCGCCTGATATCGATGCTCCTTGGCCATTACATCCTTTTGGTCAAAATTTAATTCATTCCTT GATACAGCATTATGCCAATCAGTCAGATATTCAAATGGCAGGAATGCTGAGCTGTGCATTTAGTTCTCGTTCGGAAAATCCAGATGTAGCACAGACGCGGCTAAGTAGCAAGTCTGTTAATGTTAGT AGGCTTTCTACAGGAAAATGGTGGTTGAAG CCTGGTGGTTCGCCATACCATACGATTCATCTAGCAGATACCACGTTAGAAGGATGgaactttcaaaatttgaagCAACATCGGTCCAATTCGTGGTCTGATTCCCTTGACGATTTGAAATTGATTCAAGATACGTTCGGTGACTCCGTGAAAAATATTAG GTTACTTGATGAAAAGCACACTACACTTTACGATGGCTACAAAAAAGCATACGCTGAAGTATTGCACAGATGGCGTCTGTTGGACGCTCGTGCACAAGTATTAAAACACGTAAGCACAACTCCATTAGACACACACAGAGGTGTTGAATTTCAAAGTGAATGCCAAATGTGTTGTAAAGTTAATAaaggtcctcaatgtacaagttGTAAACGACTAGCCTTAGAATGTGTAATCTGTCACATATCTGTAAGAG GTCCAAGTAACTTCTGTATATTTTGTGGTCATGGAGGACATGCTCAGCACTTGGCAGCATGGTTTGCTAATGAGACACTGTGTCCGACAGGCTGTGGATGTTATTGCTTACAAGAAAGTTCTGCTCTTTTGAAGATGTAA